The genomic interval GATTTCCTCCCGCGCTCCAAGAGCCAGCACCTCGGGCCCGCCGCCTTCCCGTTCTCCCCCACCGGCCCTCTCCCAGGCTCGCCGTCCGCCACCAGCAAGTGCCTCAGCCTCCTGCTGCAGCAACAGCACAACGACAACCAGAGGTATTACCACCTTTGCAAATTGCAACCTCCATTCTCCAAGCCAGAAGCTTTCAAAGTTCCAACCTTTCTTGCTTGCGCGTGTGAagagccgccgcggccgcgatgatgctcggcggcggtgaggaggcgCACAAGTTCATGGGTCGGCCGCGTCTGGACCGCGCCGACTTCGCCAGCATGATGAACCCCGGATCGCGCCAGATTTACCTCACCTTCCCGGCCGACAGCACGTTCCGCGAGGAGGACGTCTCCAACTACTTCAGGTATGTGTACGAACAATGGCCATGCCATGTCGCAATGATCCTTCTTTCATGGCGGATTCGCTAGAACGCGATCTGATGGGGTTCTTTGCTGTTCTTGGCAATGCGCTGCAGCATCTACGGGCCGGTGCACGACGTGCGCATTCCGTACCAGCAGAAGCGCATGTTCGGGTTCGTCACCTTCGTGTACCCAGAGACGGTGAAGCTGATCTTGGCCAAGGGCAACCCGCATTTCATCTGCGACGCCCGCGTGCTCGTCAAGCCCTACAAGGAGAAGGGCAAGGTCCCGGACAAGTACAGGTACGCTTGAAGCGCGGCTTAAAAACAGCGGTTCTCGATTATGTCAAGCTCGAAAAATCAGTTACATTGCTTCTTGCAACGGCAAGCCTTCAACTTTGATGCATTTGATTTGTTGTTTGTTCCCGCACCTCaggaagcagcagcaaggtGATTTCTGCTGCATGTCGCCCCCGGGGCTAGACGCCAGGGACCCCTTCGATTTTCACCAACTCGGTATAAAGATCCAGCCTTTACCTTTCCTTATCCATTAGATGCCCTGTTTGCTTCTCTTCAGTGTGGTTTGCTAGAGCTGTATGTTTGATTCGATGCTTGTTTCGTTCTCCGGTTTGGTGTTCGTCAGGTGCAAGGATGCTGCAGCACTCCAACAGCGCTAATGAGCTAATGCTGCGGCGGAAGctggaggagcagcagcaggcggcggagCTGCAGCAGGCCATTGATCTCCACAGCCGCCGCCTTATTGGCCTCCAGCTGCTCGACCTCAAATCTTCTGCTGCTGCCCATGCCGCAGAGACAACAACAATTTCGCTACCCACGCCCATCGCCAATGGCTTCACCTCCGGCCCTCCCGGTGCCACCACCATTGTTGAGTCGCCGCCCAGCTGTGGTAAAAGCATAGCTAGCATTGACCGAGCTCCCCCTATTGTCGTCTTCTGGTCAAGTTCTTGAATTTCCAGTATCTTGTATACTTTTCAGGTGAGCAACTGATGGCAAGCTATGGCTCTCCACCGGAGGAGAAGGTTGTCAATGGCGGCGGTAAGGCAGAATCTGTACCCACAGTCGAGGCTACCCGCAATGCTGGTAGCGACCAGAGGTAGATTTTAACTACAACCATAACGTGTATTCTTCTTGCTCATGTTTCTCGGACTAATGCCGTATACTCAAGAACAAATAAGCTTCATGTGGTCTGTGGCCAAAAGCTTTTGCTTGACCACCATTGCTTGTTCATGCTTGTTGCGCAGTGAAAAGCTTTTGCTTGATCACCATTGCTTGTTCATGCTTGTTGCGCAGTGCTGTTCACAACTTGCCTGACAGCCCGTTCGCTTCCTCTACCAAGTCGACCGCATTTTCCACCGcgaccgccgcgccggccaccaCCGGCGAGGGAGATTTCGCCGGCGGTAGTGGCTGCAATGTTGGTAGCAGCTCAGTCGGCGTCACCAGCCATCTCCGGCCTCCCACGTTGGACATACCGTCGCCAAGGACCTGCTTCTTCCCCATGCCCAGGTATGGCTGTGGCACCACTTTTAGCAGTTGATTATACTTGATTGTACTGGTCATGATCTACTATCATACGAGCGGAATGATTTGACGGATGCAATATGCAGGCTGTCCGAGCACGGGGCAATCGGGATGTAAAGCAAGTCCACAATAGAAGTGGCTGAAACCCTCTCCAGAAATCATAGTAAGCACTTGGGCTTGCTTTATTCCCAGTACTATGCTTCCCAATTAGGCTTTTTTACCCGTCTAATATTCTAATTATGCTGTTATTtctgttttcttctttcttgtataatttgtttttgcagGAATATATGAAGCAAAGAAAGTGTTAGCGGAATAtagggtaaaaaaaaaggagtggaGCGTCAGCGTAGTGTTTTAGGATGTTTAGCtcccctttcttttctcttttaagCTTCTCACCTTTTTAGTGGATAGCTCCATTAAACAACACGAGAAGAAGATGCCATTAGCCtgatggaagaaaaaaaaagcagcagcATATGCAGATATGCAGTATTGtgatatactatatatatgatatatataaataattcagTGGCGCCTCTAATTATACTAGCGAATATAGTACTGTGTGGCAGTTAGCAGTTATTTTGTTTACTACTGCCATCAGACAATTGATGTTAGTATTACCATACTGTGTTCTTCACTTCCATGTATTAACAACTACAGACTACTGTAATCACCATATCTGGTTTTAGTATTATACTAGTATAGTTTTCTTCTGATATGTGCGGTTAATCCTCAAGGCAAGTGCACGTCACAGGTTCACATGTTTAACAGCAGTACAACCTGCAAGCTGTAAGAGTGTCATATGTGGACAGCAGGACAGGGGTAGCCCAGAAACTGGAGAAGGGCACATGGCCCTTGCAGTTGTCTTCTGAAGCTCTTTACTGGTCGCAAGGTCCTACTTGGCCGTGCGGCTCCATCAGGTGATTAGTGAGATCACAGATCAGTGTCTCCCACTTACCGCGTTCGTAAAGTACTAACTTTGACCCcacacaaataaaaagattatgatacgtttattttattaaattatagtgCAATTATCTCATATGCTGTAATTGTTTGGCTTCTTTATGTGTTATTTATGATCTAAAcccaatataaaaaaaccctaaaatctattttaaatttaaggatatgaaaatcataaaatctatttaagatcgaaaatttaaattatcttataggcataaaaaacgaaaagataagattGATACTTTATCTAATTTCAATGTAGTTGTAGTTGTTATCTACTTTTACAAACTTGAATAAAATGATTACTCaaagataaacttatttaaaacCAATAAGAGAGGGTAAAGATAAATTATATTGGGATAGAGAACATTTCACATTACTCGTACTATGAAAAGGAGAGTACATCTTAGTTATTGTTATGTTGTGTCGGTTTCCATTTTGCTGgaattaatataaaactttagAACTTTTTACTACTTCATTGGAGTAGAGCTTTTTACTACTTTATCCCACTCTCTAGCTTGGGATGTGTGTATCAACACTACTCATAAAGTCATAATATCCTCCTCCAACGATAACATAGTGGTCCATTTTAGGACCGATGTAGCATATGCCGAAGTAATTAATTGAGTAAATTTCTCAAAAGTATGGAATCTTTTGATTAATTATCAAAACTTGATATTTAagtcaaataaaatttgaaaaagtaaatttaacacatatttaattaGAACTAAAGATTTAGTTTTCTCAAGataatgaaaatgttttacaTCTATGGCCTCTGTTATAAGGCACagtgaagaagaaaaacaaagacagGAGACATCTCTAAATTCTAACAAGCTTAGGAGTATATGTTAGGACTCCCATAACAAAAACAAGAGATCCTTGTTAACCGATTCTAATAGTGTAGCAACACCGAGCATAATATCCTCCTATGAAAGTATCTAAAAACCTCcgctttaaaatattttatctttctagttcaaattagcataatattattttgataCGGACTAGTATATACTATTGGAGttacctaaaaaaatataaagataatCTACATAGGATTGGATATTTTTTAccaaatattttatcactttgataACTGCCAAATTGACCAATATATCGCGCTagcacaaaataaaataattcttTCTATGGATTTATGCACTCTCATACACCAGttaccttctttttttcttttgcattttGGGAAGGAGTGATATTGATAGCAAACAATATTTAGTTTACAACATCATAGCTTAacaacaataaatttataataaaacttaAGGTTCAAGAGGTTAAAATTAGAGTGgaaactttaaataaaaatagttgttCTATATGCATCGATCTAAATGTTTAaccaaattaatcaaaaaatatatttgtactcAAGAATAATTAAATGTTCCACAAGAACTGTGCTCATTTTTGTATTATTAAAATCAATAGTTTTGACAAGATTTAAACCTTTCAAACCAAGGGCTTTTTGAATCAAATgatttgtatagaaaattttgtattgtCTAAATTCTATAGGACAAATCCTATTAAATTCTGAGTACTGACACAATGCACGTAGTTTTTCTTCAATCTATTCACATGACCATTCATATATtcctctctgttttataatctCTTGTTTTTACACTTgcttcatatcaaaatattgtgtttttttttctattctccCTTGTTTGAATCCCCATGTTCCAAAGGAGTCCTAGTTATGGCCTCATGGGCAAACATATACGGGCCATTTGAATCGAAGAATTTGTTTAGGAATTTTTTAGGGTTCAAATCcttcaatttattttcctCCATAGCTCTTTGAAATAATGGGTTGGAGGTTTCCAATTCTTATGGAATTAAAGTTGGCAAGTGAACATAGTGGACAATTTTATTTGAGTGTATCTCTTTTATCTGATTCACTGTTGTTTCTGCAGTTTATTTGCATCTCAATCTTTCgttttcgtttatgtttatgtttataagccaaaatttgaatatttaaccttaaatttagagttgatttcggggtattttttttaccaaagtttatttttcagccttggcttttagatcgatgagaaacatatataaaagttttatttacaattaatttttgattgtaaatatgtcatttgacttttttctatgtttacaATTACATTTCTTATCAaaattctctgttttttttcctattcatctttttttttttctgtcctACATGTTACAAAGGAGCACTAAATAGTCATGAGAGAATATAGGGAGGGTGAAATATTGTGAATGAATTTTACTTTTCTTGAATATCCTTCTAATTAGCGTCGTCCTTGGACAAATTCGGTGTTCGGTCACTGATACTTTCATTGTCTTAAGTCCCTAATTTTGCTGGGTTGCAGTCTGCAGATAGCTAGTAGTATTAACTATAGCCGTTTTTCATCATGCTCAGGTTTGGTGTAAATCTTTCAAATCAATCTGACATTGATCATGTTGGGTATATAacaggggtgattgtttgagtttttttatttttatgagaaaaacaaatatcatatttacaaacgaaaaaataatttgtgaataaaaaaattatatatgtattcttagtgacaTAAAAGCTattgctgaaaaataaacttcgataaccccaaattaactctaaatttaagattgaaaatttaaattttggattataaacataagcagaataAAAACGATGAGGTTAGTAGAGTAATTGCACATTGTGATACTCCTTAACTCGCTTCAGGTCTCTTATATGAGGTACCTATATCCTCTGCAAGTAGAGCCCATATATCAATGAGTAGCTCTTTGGAAGCACTGTTATAGaggattgtttagtttttttatggaaaaactaaatgatatatttataaacggaaaataagaataacacttatatatatttatatacttttagaaatctaaaagttaatgatagaaaataaacttttgttaaaaaaacttaaaatcaactttaaatttatggttaaaaatttaaattttggcttataagtataaacagaagcaaaaagatgggtgatagtaattaattgagaataatgattacaaactagatttctttctttctaaaAAAGTCCTAAAAAAGGTCTTTACAAACATCACACTGTAAATGATTTAACATACGTTAACGCATTAACCGTAGGAGTGAGTGCGATGAGTGACGTCGGTGAGTTTAAAGAAATGACATATATGTGCTTATATGATGGAgaccaaagaaaaaatagcataGATTTACCTCTAGATTTATATTCAGGTGTAGTATGAACTTTAAGACATTCAGagataaactatatattaataaattaatatatgcttATCTGGTGTTATTGTACAAGTTGAATCTCTGTTATAGATGTTAcgaaattttttagaactttTAATTGAGCTTGCTCTAGTCaagaatagaaaattttttttatctcagtCAAGAATAGAAATTGGCCTAAGCCATTCTAAACCAGGGTCATCACTTTTACTTATCCGTTCTGTGCTAGGAaaagtagtaatagattagtatatgattaattaattattaattacttaaaaatataaaatacattaatatgattttttaaaataatttttctataaattatttttaaaaaatacactgtttaacagTTTAAAAATCATACGCGTGAAAAAAAGAGTGAGATTAACTTACCTCCCTgcccgaacgcggcctaggacGAGATGCAGGCATCCAGTTGCCTGTGTGATGCAAATCTGAAATGGGGCAAACGAGCACAGTAGAGTTGACCGGTGTCTCCAGCTTCCGTATGTATGTTTCGCACACGCACAGCAAGATCGCTTTACCGCTGTTCGTACTTTGGTACTACTTTTTTTcgtaataactttattttttatttttttatatccaactatatgttttatttaaaaattttgtatacaaatttaaaaaaattaggcacgtataaagtattattcatattttatcgtctagtaataataaaaatattaatcgtaagaaaaatttaaataaaacaaatagttaaatatttgatacgagaaaaaaataaagttattattaaaagtactTAGTACAGCGTATTACGTGTACCTTTGCCCCGGTTTGAAAATCCAGAGATGGGATGGACCCACCGGTGGGTCCCAAGACTCGCTATGCATGGTCATTCCCATGTGACCTGTGCATAGACAACCCGACACCCAGTAGGTTTTTGGCTATCAGGAGTATATCGAAGAGCATGCTAACTTTTaccaattcaaattttaatttaattattcatataaaaagttttcatCTTCAATTGAGTATAGTTCAACAAACTCCCCATCCCAACTCTACAAATCTTAACGGCCAGTTACCACTATTCAAAATTTACGAGCCTAACTCTAACCAAACCTTCATAATCCACTTCTATATTTCTTATAAAGTATGGATCCATCTCTATGAGAGACATTGGCCGTGTTCGGCAAGCTTCTTAACTTATCTTATCTTTCTCATTTTTCACGTATAcgtttccgaactgctaaacagtgtattttttgcgaaaaaattctataggaaagttgtttgaaaaaatcatattaatctaatttatattttttaaaataataattaattaattaatcatgtactaatctattaatatgtttttcgcgccggataactaacaccCTTCTCCCCTCAAACGAACACGGCCCTATAGATTGCCATCCAACTTGGTAGAATTGAGACATGCTAGATTTGATTATTGAGAGGACAAGTTTAGCAATTCTTGGAgttttttcaatataattgAAAGAATTTGGTAAAGAGAGTCATTTAATCATTCTTTTCGAGAAAGTGTAAGGGATTTTGGGGTTGGAgtaatttcaaatatatagaaatagaaaatagcAATATGAATGCTTCACATActaatttataggaatttatTCAAGAAGTTAGAGTAGATGTgaattctttttgtttttcctctacaacttatagaagaGGTAAAATTTCCTCGGTTTACTGTACCTCGGTCCTACAACCTGATTAATAGGAATTATTTCAAGaatccaaatattttatttttcctccaaaaGTAATGAGCCCTACTTAAAAGAGTCATATATGATTTAATTCTggtactagaaaaaaaatatctaaatgaaGGTAGGTTATTCCACGATGTTATGTTCAAGAGTGGACCCGCCCCTATGACATTTAGGTAACTCTCGATTTGGAATAATGCATCATGTGCTTTGCAAGATTTAATGATGGGTAATGTAAAAGTTATGTCAACAATAGTATATTGGATACTCTCAATATCGTGTGCCAcgatttacataattattatttcacGTCCTGAGGGTAGTGTGTGGCCTGTCCAAATTTAGAACTAGTCGGTTAACCCTATTTATGTATAAGCGACATGAGAATATATGTCCACTGAGTATGGTTTTACGTCTTGAGCCTGTTTAAATGGGGAGGTTGGTATGAAGATTTTAAATTAAGTTTCACATGGTGATGGTTAAAATGAGATTATTATGATGATGGTGATTTAAGTTCTATTATTGCCTTGCAAATTACTCAAATTATGCCATGTTACTGTACTCAAATTGCTATCTTACCATGATTTAAAATGTTTCTTTGAGGCTTGAAAGCATTGCAAATAAAACTAGATTTATGTAAATTCTACTCTAATATAGCCATGCCTCGTTAGCCACCAACATTTAACATAGACTCTTGTATAGTAGTATTGCCGCACTGAGTCCCATTTTATTCTCTTTGTGTATGTCTTGCTTTTGATATGGATGCAAGAGTTGTTAATGCTGAATGAATTGAGGGTGAGCAGGATGTACCAGATGGTCCAAACGGAGGGATTTACCACTAGTCAGCAACATGTTGGGTTTTATGTAGTACTATGCTTCCAAGGATTGTAATATAATTAAAcaccaaatatatatgaatctgtACTTATTATCAATATAATTAAGTTTGTTACCCTTTGGGTTTTAACGTGAGTGGTTAGTTTTTCCTTGGCGAACAATTCACAAGTATTATATGTATATGGATCCCACTTGCATGAGCCTATGTGGTAATTCCGTTTAACATAAAGCAACCTAAATTTTGCAATATTTTTGGAGAGAATatcatgaaaaatttaaaagttgaaAGTCAGGAACTAGGATCGGAGATGTCAATGCATCGGGTCAGATAGAACTATACCCATCTTTGTCGGCCTGATCCATACCCGATAGGGTTGGCGGAAAGAACTCTACGCTTGTACCAGTCTCCATCATATATGAGTATGATTGATGGGTACCTAATTGGTTCCATATGAATAATTTGTCAATATATGGAAACTTAATAAAGagcaacatgaaaaaaattggaaaattaTCATCAACTATTTATAATAGCAACCCAAAATATCACCAAGCTAGCATAATTGCACCAAAAATCAAGATTTTAATGGTCCaatagaaaagagagaggataaATAGACAGGTTTACACatggataaatataaaacttgacTACTGCTCACTGGTTTTTTTTGCCATATGCGGGCATGTccataggaaaaataaaacagccCATACGCATGATTATCAATTTAGGTACCCATGGATACCCGGACTCGTGATAATGTTGTCAACCCTAGCCTAGGATGTGTTCGGAGGAGCATCTGTAACTTATGTTTTGGATGGGGTATATAAGGAGAGACAAAATGTTGGTACCAAAAGCACCCTAAGGACCGTCGATGTTGCCTAGAaaacggggggggggggggggggggaggtgAATGGATGATttctaaaattacaaaaaaatagtGGAATTAGCATAGATCGAGTAGACCGGGATTGGGTCCTAAATAGAACGTCAGATAGTTCGGCTATACTGTGTCAGACAATTTGACTTTCACATAGAAAGACAGTAACAAATGCAAGGGATATAGTCCAAAATAGTTTAACTAAGGGTGGATAAATGACTCCCACTGGATAAATGACTCTACTAAGTACGACCTTAATCATCTTCACTGGAACAGTTCGGCACGACATTCGGACTATCTAGCCTTCTCCAGAAAATGGTGTGCCTGGATTTTCCAACATGGCTCTAGACTGCCCAGCTTACTACATATCAACAACACCTGGATATTCAGACCTTGTTTGGATAGTTTCATCCAACTTAGTGGCTTGATGGCCATATTTTAGACGGATTGTCTAGGTCGACACTAAAC from Oryza brachyantha chromosome 3, ObraRS2, whole genome shotgun sequence carries:
- the LOC102717779 gene encoding zinc finger CCCH domain-containing protein 23-like codes for the protein MDAYEATKVVFSRIQALDPDHAAKIMGFLLIQDHGDKEMIRLAFGPEALLQSVIAQARKDLALLPASSPTVSAAGHAPFLLSRQSSGRGAAPALPATSPSSWAQAQPFSRSNSMSNGAADELLCAGEELSPVNSAGVAAAAPPFFPRGGDSLLDDFQLQEQLAFLHEGAGGVNPGHALPVFDGAECWPSGGPGHRRSASVNELFLGGGGGDAFGWKPCLYYARGFCKNGSSCRFVHGGLSDDFAVAGMDAAAAEQQQCQDFLPRSKSQHLGPAAFPFSPTGPLPGSPSATSKCLSLLLQQQHNDNQRAAAAAMMLGGGEEAHKFMGRPRLDRADFASMMNPGSRQIYLTFPADSTFREEDVSNYFSIYGPVHDVRIPYQQKRMFGFVTFVYPETVKLILAKGNPHFICDARVLVKPYKEKGKVPDKYRKQQQGDFCCMSPPGLDARDPFDFHQLGARMLQHSNSANELMLRRKLEEQQQAAELQQAIDLHSRRLIGLQLLDLKSSAAAHAAETTTISLPTPIANGFTSGPPGATTIVESPPSCGEQLMASYGSPPEEKVVNGGGKAESVPTVEATRNAGSDQSAVHNLPDSPFASSTKSTAFSTATAAPATTGEGDFAGGSGCNVGSSSVGVTSHLRPPTLDIPSPRTCFFPMPRLSEHGAIGM